One window from the genome of Oceanisphaera sp. IT1-181 encodes:
- the ispC gene encoding 1-deoxy-D-xylulose-5-phosphate reductoisomerase, which produces MDTLAILGATGSIGQSTLAVVRQHPDRFSLFALSAHSNVGRMVTDCLEFAPRYAVMVDASAAKQLRHELAQLNSVTEVLSGSEALCEVACEPEVTTVMAAIVGAAGLLSTLSAVKAGKRVLLANKEALVMSGELFIDAVHHYGAELLPIDSEHNAIFQCLPSSLQQNPGRGSLSEAGVSKILLTGSGGPFRYTAINELSAVTPAQAIAHPNWTMGPKISVDSATMMNKGLEYIEARWLFNAAPEQLQVLVHPQSVVHSMVQYSDGSVLAQLGQPDMMTPIAHALAYPARIASGVAPLDFCTLGDLSFMAPDMARYPCLQLAIDACASGQGATTALNAANEVAVAAFLAGELNFMAINQVNEAVMQTLGASSVSTIDEIIALDNQARLCATAQIRKH; this is translated from the coding sequence ATGGACACTCTGGCGATACTGGGTGCCACTGGCTCCATTGGGCAAAGTACTTTGGCCGTAGTGCGTCAACACCCTGATCGGTTCTCGCTGTTTGCCTTAAGTGCGCACAGCAATGTGGGGCGCATGGTCACCGACTGTTTGGAGTTTGCGCCGCGTTATGCGGTGATGGTCGATGCATCGGCCGCTAAGCAGTTACGCCATGAATTGGCGCAGTTAAACAGTGTCACCGAGGTGTTAAGTGGCAGCGAGGCGTTGTGCGAGGTGGCCTGCGAGCCCGAGGTCACGACTGTGATGGCGGCGATTGTGGGCGCGGCCGGTTTATTGTCGACCTTGTCGGCAGTTAAAGCCGGCAAGCGGGTATTGCTGGCTAATAAAGAAGCACTAGTAATGAGCGGCGAGCTGTTTATTGATGCGGTACACCATTACGGTGCCGAGCTATTGCCCATCGACAGTGAGCACAATGCCATTTTTCAATGCCTGCCGAGCTCGCTACAACAAAACCCCGGTCGTGGCAGTTTGAGTGAGGCGGGAGTCAGTAAAATCTTACTTACCGGCTCCGGTGGCCCGTTTCGTTATACGGCCATTAATGAGCTAAGTGCGGTGACGCCAGCGCAGGCCATCGCCCATCCTAACTGGACCATGGGGCCAAAGATTTCTGTAGACTCGGCCACCATGATGAACAAAGGTCTGGAGTATATAGAAGCGCGCTGGTTATTTAATGCCGCACCGGAGCAGTTACAGGTATTGGTGCATCCGCAATCGGTGGTGCATTCTATGGTGCAATATTCTGATGGCTCTGTATTGGCGCAGCTCGGTCAGCCAGATATGATGACGCCCATTGCTCATGCCTTGGCGTATCCGGCGCGCATTGCTTCGGGCGTGGCCCCTCTGGATTTTTGTACGCTCGGTGATTTGAGTTTTATGGCACCAGATATGGCGCGTTACCCTTGTTTGCAGTTGGCCATTGATGCCTGCGCCAGTGGCCAGGGGGCGACCACGGCCTTGAATGCGGCGAACGAAGTGGCAGTGGCGGCCTTTTTGGCCGGTGAATTGAATTTTATGGCTATCAATCAGGTAAACGAGGCGGTAATGCAAACGTTGGGCGCGAGCTCAGTGAGCACTATTGATGAAATTATTGCTTTGGATAATCAGGCACGACTCTGTGCTACAGCACAAATAAGGAAGCACTAA
- a CDS encoding phosphatidate cytidylyltransferase: protein MLKLRIITALCLVPLVLAALFLLPFNYFALFAGAIYLLASIEWGNFIDKDRAFITMLAMGLVLYGLMGLLPLEGLWTESTSLGTLAAGMEPRLSYLYMVAGAWWLVALGLVLTFPRSASWWRGNAAMQSAFAFLTLVPFYWAMMTLRGFQYQENPHFGAWLLLFVMGLVWAADTGAYFVGRAFGKRKLRPNVSPGKTVEGMLGGVASATVLALIVTFSIDLPSQQTLVVLIASIVAVLASVLGDLTESMFKREAGLKDSGNILPGHGGIMDRIDSLTAALPVFVLVVWLLS, encoded by the coding sequence TTGTTAAAACTACGAATTATTACCGCACTCTGTTTGGTGCCTTTAGTGCTGGCGGCCTTGTTCTTGCTGCCGTTTAACTATTTTGCGCTGTTTGCCGGTGCCATATATTTGTTGGCGTCCATTGAGTGGGGCAACTTTATTGATAAAGACCGCGCCTTTATCACCATGCTCGCCATGGGCTTGGTGCTCTATGGCTTGATGGGACTATTGCCCCTCGAAGGGCTGTGGACCGAGAGCACCAGTTTAGGCACCTTAGCCGCCGGTATGGAGCCAAGATTGAGCTACTTGTATATGGTGGCGGGTGCTTGGTGGTTAGTAGCGTTAGGGCTAGTGCTGACATTTCCGCGCAGTGCTAGCTGGTGGCGGGGCAATGCCGCTATGCAGTCGGCGTTTGCCTTTCTGACCTTAGTGCCCTTTTACTGGGCGATGATGACGCTGCGTGGCTTTCAATATCAAGAAAATCCGCACTTTGGCGCTTGGTTATTGTTGTTTGTAATGGGCTTAGTGTGGGCTGCCGATACCGGCGCCTACTTTGTTGGTCGCGCTTTTGGTAAGCGCAAGCTGCGCCCTAATGTTAGCCCCGGCAAAACCGTGGAAGGCATGTTGGGCGGCGTAGCCTCGGCCACAGTGCTGGCGCTGATTGTGACTTTTAGTATCGATTTGCCGAGCCAGCAGACCTTGGTGGTGCTGATTGCTTCAATAGTGGCAGTGTTAGCCTCAGTGCTGGGTGATTTAACCGAGAGCATGTTTAAGCGCGAGGCTGGCTTAAAAGACTCCGGCAATATCTTGCCCGGTCACGGCGGCATTATGGACAGGATTGATAGCTTAACTGCGGCGCTTCCTGTGTTCGTGCTCGTTGTGTGGCTGTTGAGCTAA
- the uppS gene encoding polyprenyl diphosphate synthase, which translates to MPTTEPMAALEPSPTLPRHVAIIMDGNGRWAEQRGKFRVSGHKAGVKSVRAAVSFAHQLKLDALTLFAFSSENWRRPEDEVSALMSLFIAVLGSEVKKLHRNNIRLQIIGERSGFSPHLQRKIAEAEALTATNTGLTLNIAANYGGRWDIVQACRLAAAQVLNGERAVSEITEDSLNTLMNMSELSPVDLLIRTGGEQRISNFLLWQLAYAELHFTNVLWPDFDDTAFSEAIAAFVGRERRFGCTGEQIRALLVKGKE; encoded by the coding sequence ATGCCAACGACTGAACCCATGGCAGCGTTAGAACCATCACCGACATTGCCACGCCACGTGGCCATTATCATGGATGGCAATGGCCGTTGGGCCGAACAGCGCGGTAAATTTCGCGTGAGTGGCCACAAAGCTGGCGTAAAGTCGGTACGGGCAGCCGTGAGCTTTGCCCATCAGCTTAAATTAGATGCGCTGACCTTGTTTGCATTTTCCAGTGAAAATTGGCGTCGTCCCGAAGACGAAGTAAGTGCGCTAATGAGTCTGTTTATCGCCGTACTGGGCTCTGAAGTAAAGAAGCTGCATCGTAATAATATTCGCTTGCAAATTATTGGTGAGCGCAGTGGCTTTAGTCCTCACTTACAGCGAAAAATTGCCGAGGCGGAAGCGCTAACCGCCACCAATACTGGGCTCACACTCAATATCGCCGCGAATTACGGTGGCCGTTGGGACATAGTACAAGCCTGTCGCCTAGCGGCAGCGCAGGTGTTAAATGGTGAGCGAGCAGTCAGCGAAATTACCGAAGACTCATTAAATACGTTGATGAACATGAGCGAGTTAAGCCCTGTGGACTTATTGATCCGCACCGGCGGCGAGCAGCGCATTAGCAACTTTTTGCTGTGGCAGCTGGCGTATGCGGAGCTGCATTTCACCAATGTGTTATGGCCAGACTTTGACGACACGGCCTTTAGTGAAGCGATTGCCGCTTTTGTGGGCCGCGAACGTCGCTTCGGCTGCACCGGCGAACAAATTAGGGCGCTGCTGGTGAAGGGTAAAGAGTGA
- the frr gene encoding ribosome recycling factor: MINEIIKDAKERMEKSLESLKGQMNKVRTGRAHPSLLDTIYVDYYGAATPLKQVGNITTEDSRTLAVTVFDSSMIKAVEKAIMSSDLGLNPSSTGTMIRIPLPSLTEERRKDLIKVVRNEAEQGRVAVRNIRRDANGDFKSLLKDKEISEDDDRRAHDEVQKITDACIKMVDEALATKEKELMEI; this comes from the coding sequence GTGATTAATGAGATTATAAAAGACGCCAAAGAGCGCATGGAAAAAAGCCTGGAATCATTGAAAGGCCAAATGAACAAAGTACGTACTGGTCGTGCGCACCCCAGCCTGTTAGACACTATCTATGTGGACTACTACGGTGCAGCTACGCCGCTCAAGCAAGTGGGTAACATTACCACTGAAGATTCCCGCACCTTGGCGGTCACCGTATTTGATAGCAGCATGATCAAAGCCGTTGAAAAAGCCATTATGAGCTCAGACCTAGGTTTGAACCCATCTAGCACCGGCACCATGATCCGTATTCCGCTGCCTTCATTAACCGAAGAGCGTCGTAAAGACTTGATCAAAGTGGTGCGTAACGAAGCAGAGCAGGGCCGAGTGGCGGTGCGTAATATTCGTCGGGATGCCAACGGTGATTTTAAGTCGTTGTTAAAAGATAAAGAAATTTCTGAAGACGATGATCGTCGCGCTCACGATGAAGTACAGAAAATCACTGACGCTTGTATCAAAATGGTGGACGAAGCACTGGCCACCAAAGAGAAAGAGTTAATGGAAATCTAA
- the pyrH gene encoding UMP kinase: MSTNPKPAYRRILLKLSGEALQGEEGFGIDPAVLERMAQEIKELVELGVQVGVVIGGGNLFRGAGLAQAGMNRVVGDHMGMLATVMNGLAMRDALHRAYVNARLMSAITLEGVCDPYNWADAISLLRKGRVVIFSAGTGNPFFTTDTAACLRGIEIEADLVLKATKVDGVYSEDPVKNPDAELYHHLGYDDVLAKELQVMDLAAFTLARDHDMPIRIFNMNKPGALRRAVMGETEGTLISRKL, from the coding sequence ATGAGTACCAATCCTAAACCTGCATACAGACGCATTCTTCTTAAACTGAGCGGCGAAGCGCTGCAAGGTGAAGAAGGCTTTGGTATCGATCCCGCCGTATTAGAACGCATGGCGCAGGAAATCAAAGAATTGGTTGAACTGGGTGTGCAAGTTGGCGTCGTGATTGGCGGTGGTAACTTGTTTCGTGGAGCGGGCTTGGCCCAAGCGGGCATGAACCGCGTAGTGGGCGACCACATGGGCATGCTGGCGACCGTGATGAACGGCTTGGCGATGCGCGATGCCCTGCACCGTGCTTATGTGAATGCCCGTCTAATGTCAGCCATTACGCTGGAAGGCGTGTGCGACCCTTACAATTGGGCCGATGCGATAAGCTTGTTGCGTAAAGGCCGGGTGGTGATATTTTCTGCCGGCACCGGTAATCCATTCTTTACCACCGACACCGCCGCTTGCTTGCGTGGCATTGAAATTGAAGCAGACTTAGTGCTTAAAGCCACTAAAGTAGACGGCGTATACAGCGAAGATCCGGTGAAAAATCCGGATGCCGAGCTCTATCATCATTTAGGTTATGACGATGTGCTAGCCAAAGAGCTGCAAGTCATGGACTTAGCCGCATTTACCTTAGCGCGCGACCACGATATGCCGATCCGCATCTTTAACATGAACAAACCCGGCGCCCTGCGTCGTGCTGTCATGGGCGAAACCGAAGGTACGCTGATCAGTAGAAAACTGTAA